Proteins from one Bos indicus x Bos taurus breed Angus x Brahman F1 hybrid chromosome 19, Bos_hybrid_MaternalHap_v2.0, whole genome shotgun sequence genomic window:
- the LOC113878347 gene encoding E3 ubiquitin-protein ligase TRIM47-like produces MRTVKEGPCEGGCRRGLTALLGPAVAARGSKPLALLDMQRVSPYLPSCPRFVPGIRAGTKTQASVYAPVWVQSQYPVGRPAVSNRRKGVPLKGPSTPALASTWLCPVFPGPVQDQAPALQPTAKLSGAPQGQFLMNDSSLCKLEDQVLCPVCLEVFRNPVTTACGHNFCMSCLQGFWDYQATMGEPLYCPQCRESFPTRPRLCKNVILEEMVTCFTQAKGQTLGSSRSLAGPRDVPCDFCAPEKLKSVKSCLQCMASLCEKHLRSHLEDQVFHGHQLLEPVWDLKSRLCRKHRKLRRLYCRTEGCCVCGACLLEEHKNHDTIPLEEERARKEVEVRKVQANVENQMLIITSDSQKHRGQVAFLSKLIQTTRDEVNACFSEIIQEIKQMQMKVLDFVEKEEAAALGKLGGSIQQSHNRLLKLEGDSIWLRSLLANRSDQQFLQELPRLKHFPACVEPLMGTNCEEKQSFLQLPETLAELRTRLVDMGLSFINQLLLKGIKMNSYEVLPPDVDRKILLKCYCNLNFDATTASEELFLFKETHSVLNLGILLEPFAAGGPFPGFKQWPQVLCSRGLAEGRHYWEADVSNSWVCLGVTYRRSPPLGGRPRRNIVYLLGRNPYSWCLEWDSLKFSVWHNNTQTVLHGGYHRTLGVLLDCAAGCLSFYGVAGGVSLLYRFLASFLEPLYPAVMVSSGASVTLKQRPSEA; encoded by the exons ATGCGTACCGTCAAGGAGGGGCCCTGCGAGGGAGGCTGCCGACGGGGGCTCACCGCACTGCTGGGACCAGCTGTTGCTGCCAGA GGCAGCAAGCCTTTGGCTCTCCTTGACATGCAGAGAGTTTCAC CCTATCTACCTTCTTGTCCAAGATTTGTTCCAGGAATTCGGGCAGGGACAAAAACACAAGCCTCAGTTTATGCCCCTGTGTGGGTACAGTCCCAGTACCCCGTGGGCAGACCAGCTGTTTCCAACAGAAGAAAAGGGGTCCCCCTCAAAGGCCCCTCAACTCCCGCCCTGGCTTCAACCTGGCTTTGCCCCGTCTTCCCAGGGCCAGTCCAGGACCaagccccagccctgcagcccaCTGCCAAGCTCTCAGGAGCTCCCCAAGGCCAGTTCCTGATGAATGATAGCAGTCTCTGCAAGCTGGAGGACCAAGTCCTCTGTCCCGTTTGCCTGGAGGTGTTCCGCAACCCAGTCACCACCGCCTGCGGGCACAACTTCTGCATGAGCTGCCTCCAGGGTTTCTGGGACTACCAGGCCACCATGGGCGAGCCACTCTACTGCCCCCAGTGCCGGGAGAGCTTCCCCACTCGGCCTCGCCTCTGCAAGAACGTCATCCTGGAGGAGATGGTGACCTGCTTCACCCAGGCCAAGGGCCAGACCTTGGGGTCCTCACGGAGCCTGGCCGGGCCCAGGGACGTGCCCTGTGACTTCTGTGCCCCTGAGAAGCTCAAGTCCGTCAAGTCGTGCCTGCAGTGCATGGCCTCCCTGTGCGAGAAGCACCTGCGCAGCCACTTAGAGGACCAGGTGTTCCATGGGCACCAGCTGCTGGAGCCTGTGTGGGACCTCAAGAGCCGGCTGTGCCGCAAGCACCGCAAGCTCCGGCGGCTGTACTGCCGCACCGAGGGCTGCTGCGTGTGCGGGGCCTGCCTGCTGGAGGAGCACAAGAACCACGACACCATCCCGCTGGAGGAGGAGCGCGCACGCAAGGAG GTCGAGGTTCGGAAGGTCCAGGCCAACGTGGAGAACCAGATGTTGATCATCACCTCTGACAGCCAAAAGCACCGGGGCCAGGTGGCTTTTCTCTCG AAATTGATCCAGACGACTCGGGACGAGGTGAACGCCTGCTTCTCAGAGATCATCCAGGAGATCAAACAGATGCAGATGAAGGTGCTGGATTTCGTGGAGAAAGAGGAGGCTGCCGCCCTGGGGAAGCTGGGCGGCTCCATCCAGCAGAGTCACAACCGGCTCCTGAAGCTGGAGGGGGACAGCATCTGGCTCCGAAGCCTGCTTGCCAACCGCAGCGACCAGCAGTTTCTGCAG GAGTTGCCCAGGCTGAAGCACTTCCCTGCCTGCGTGGAGCCCCTGATGGGCACCAACTGCGAGGAGAAGCAGAGCTTCCTCCAGCTGCCAGAGACGTTGGCAGAGCTCCGGACCCGACTGGTGGACATGGGTCTCAGCTTCATCAACCAGCTCCTCCTGAAGG GCATTAAGATGAACTCCTATGAGGTGCTGCCCCCGGATGTGGACAGGAAAATACTTCTCAAGT GTTACTGCAACCTGAACTTCGACGCCACCACGGCCAGCGAGGAGCTCTTCCTGTTCAAGGAGACCCACTCGGTGCTGAACCTGGGCATCCTCCTGGAGCCCTTCGCGGCGGGCGGCCCCTTCCCGGGCTTCAAACAGTGGCCGCAGGTGCTGTGCTCGCGCGGCCTGGCCGAGGGCCGCCACTACTGGGAGGCCGACGTGTCCAACTCGTGGGTGTGCCTGGGCGTCACCTACCGCCGCAGTCCCCCGCTCGGCGGCCGCCCGCGCCGCAACATCGTCTATTTGCTGGGCCGCAACCCCTACTCGTGGTGCCTGGAGTGGGACTCGCTCAAGTTCTCCGTGTGGCACAACAACACGCAGACGGTGCTGCACGGCGGCTACCACCGCACGCTCGGCGTGTTGCTCGACTGCGCGGCAGGCTGCCTCTCCTTCTACGGCGTGGCGGGCGGCGTGAGCCTCCTCTACCGCTTCCTCGCCTCCTTCCTGGAGCCGCTCTACCCTGCCGTCATGGTCAGCAGCGGCGCCTCGGTCACGCTCAAGCAGCGCCCCTCCGAGGCCTAG